Proteins co-encoded in one Lineus longissimus chromosome 11, tnLinLong1.2, whole genome shotgun sequence genomic window:
- the LOC135495676 gene encoding leucine-rich repeat and immunoglobulin-like domain-containing nogo receptor-interacting protein 2 isoform X1 — MANKVQIFCKLAGFCVIIYRLAYFCMATNPDELERLKLKGCHFHERSRSKLTCSGLYHSMSISRLWIVLSYLSCHYTMLGFYLENGNLTNMTTNIFIHMKDLDELSIKSSGIVNIDKSSFNGLKMLRTLNLIGNEIPLVPQDLNETLPMLRYLYLDNNEITRIYKTSFQGYPADLQIISIGYNKIKVIENGAFSSLRKLKEIQLRGNRLKRITDKTFRFQTDLLILDISFNIGIELKSGCFSSLTELRTLNLRNCWPNGIPKDQELFLAQGLEWTVIEKLDLGHNKIASLNDYGFRPFGAKLKLLDLEFCSLEKLEDNVFAQFVNVETLFLRNNQITIIEDNAFTGLFSLRTINLERNHLVSISENVFRVLGDNVHVALEGNPWSCSCMMATLQSWIIANQPNLNVTCKSPTELNGRNLKDVTHSSLYCTKPELWQCCRTPIMSTVGATVFVECAATGIPLPIVECFPRKGNPLPRNQTYEAKSYGETLAVNKIWVKDVTTRNSGMFECLATSSQGQASKQCSIKVIETALPVKQKGGAGCQRHTLFSFTVIVTLVFIM, encoded by the coding sequence ATGGCTAACAAAGTGCAAATATTCTGCAAACTTGCCGGCTTCTGTGTAATCATCTATCGCCTGGCATACTTCTGTATGGCCACGAACCCCGATGAACTCGAAAGACTGAAATTAAAAGGCTGTCACTTTCATGAAAGGAGTCGGTCAAAGCTGACGTGTTCTGGTCTGTATCATTCAATGTCGATATCACGTTTATGGATCGTATTAAGTTATTTATCGTGCCACTACACCATGCTGGGATTTTACTTAGAGAACGGAAACCTTACAAACATGACAACCAATATATTCATCCACATGAAAGACTTAGACGAGTTATCGATAAAATCATCCGGGATCGTCAATATCGACAAATCGTCTTTCAACGGTTTGAAAATGTTACGCACACTCAATCTGATTGGGAACGAGATTCCTTTAGTGCCCCAGGATCTAAACGAGACGTTACCAATGTTACGTTATCTATACTTGGATAATAACGAAATCACACGGATATATAAAACGAGTTTTCAGGGCTATCCGGCTGATTTACAAATAATTTCGATCGGGTACAATAAAATCAAAGTGATAGAAAATGGTGCTTTTTCCTCGCTAAGAAAATTAAAAGAGATACAGTTGCGAGGAAATCGCTTGAAACGTATCACGGATAAGACATTTAGATTTCAAACTGATTTGCTCATACTTGATATCTCTTTCAACATTGGTATCGAACTCAAATCTGGATGTTTTTCATCACTGACGGAGTTAAGGACTTTGAATTTACGCAACTGCTGGCCAAATGGAATCCCAAAGGATCAAGAGCTATTTTTAGCTCAAGGTTTAGAGTGGACGGTGATTGAAAAGTTAGACTTGGGACACAACAAGATTGCATCCCTCAATGATTATGGGTTCAGGCCGTTCGGCGCAAAGTTAAAATTGTTAGACTTGGAATTCTGCTCACTTGAAAAACTTGAGGACAATGTCTTTGCGCAATTCGTCAATGTAGAGACACTGTTTCTACGAAACAACCAGATTACGATAATCGAGGATAATGCATTCACAGGGTTATTTTCACTCAGGACGATCAACCTGGAGCGTAATCACCTGGTGTCCATAAGTGAAAACGTTTTTCGGGTTTTGGGAGATAATGTCCACGTAGCGCTTGAAGGGAATCCTTGGTCTTGTAGTTGTATGATGGCAACACTGCAGTCATGGATCATAGCAAATCAACCAAACTTGAACGTAACATGTAAATCGCCCACGGAATTAAACGGACGAAATCTTAAGGATGTTACACATAGCTCATTATATTGCACAAAACCGGAATTATGGCAATGTTGCCGAACGCCAATCATGTCAACAGTTGGCGCTACTGTCTTTGTGGAATGCGCAGCAACTGGCATCCCATTACCGATCGTGGAGTGCTTCCCACGTAAAGGTAATCCTTTGCCAAGAAATCAGACTTATGAGGCAAAAAGCTATGGCGAAACCTTGGCAGTGAATAAAATTTGGGTGAAAGACGTCACTACAAGGAATAGTGGTATGTTTGAATGTCTTGCGACAAGTTCGCAAGGACAGGCCTCAAAGCAATGCTCAATTAAAGTTATCGAAACCGCGCTTCCAGTCAAACAGAAAGGTGGTGCTGGGTGCCAAAGACACACACTTTTTAGTTTTACTGTAATAGTTACCTTAGTGTTTATTATGTAA
- the LOC135495676 gene encoding uncharacterized protein LOC135495676 isoform X2 gives MLDLMTTRFFEDISKTEEQTPRHQTHPGRSNQHVHEEQGRDLHIRQSNRQCHCSESRQHHIKTKDIKNRQQHCCGPTTYHIETPWKIRKQTHTERTVNIGGVLLPNSARRINKRTPAISLTRIVYKICISLTYQRAEGYKLYIG, from the exons ACATTTCAAAGACTGAAGAGCAGACACCAAGACACCAGACACACCCTGGGAGGTCCAACCAGCATGTTCACGAAGAACAAGGAAGGGACTTACATATTAGACAATCG AACAGACAGTGCCATTGTAGTGAATCCAGACAGCACCACATCAAGACCAAGGATATCAAGAACAGACAGCAACATTGTTGTGGACCAACAACGTATCATATCGAGACT CCATGGAAAATTCGGAAACAAACGCATACAGAGAGAACAGTCAATATTGGTGGAGTATTACTTCCAAATTCGGCCAGACGAATAAATAAGCGGACACCAGCAATAAGCTTAACAAGAATCGTCTATAAAATCTGTATTTCACTAACTTACCAGAGGGCTGAGGGATACAAACTCTACATAGGATAA